The segment ATCTCTGAGGTACGCAAGAAACCATATATCCGCACTCGGGcccattcttcttcacccgTTGCGTACACCGTTACCAGCCCCCTATTCTACCGATTCCGCCGAAACAATATCGAAGACCTCGAGATTATGACGGAGATGGATATCGCGAATACGGGGATATGGAACGCGCGCGCAATCAAGTGAAGGGGATTGATGGGGGGAAACCGTTGCGCGATGCAGATGACTGACACCCATTACAGGAGGTTGCCAAGAAGCGCTCCCGCCGTACCGTCAAGGCTCAGCGTGCCATCGTCGGTGCTTCCCTCGATGTGATCAAGGAGCGCCGCTCCATGCGCCCCGAGGCCCGCTCCGCCGCCCGCCtcgctgccatcaaggacgccaaggccaagaagcaggagtCTCAGGCCGCTaagaaggctgagaaggccaagaacgccgccaaccccaaggGCCGTGTCACCTCCAAGCAGGGTGCCAAGGGTGCGCACGTCAAGGTCGCCGCCAACTCCCGTTAAATGCGGTCTTGTCGGTCGGGGGACACGATGATGTGAATGGGAGAATGGAATGTCTTTACGGTCCTGCGTGGCAAGCTGGAAGGGATACGCGGAGTCGGTCTGGTCGGTTCTcggttcttttttttgcctGCACTCAGCTGGAGGGTTTTCGTCTCGTTTAACGAAAACAATACAACAGCTTGGTTTCTGGGAGGGCCGGTTGCATGGATCCCTGCGTCCAACGGATATTGACATCAAACGCTTTGCATGGGTAGCTTAACAGAATGCCGACTTATGCATTGGTCAAGAACGAACAAAACACATATCCCACCTCCCTGTGATACTAGGGAGGCGAGAGACAGTTTCGGGGCCGTTGGGACGAAGGAACGGGGATCTGGCAATCATAATATAACGCTGCACGGCGAACGGTTCAGCGGGCAAAAGGCATTTCACGCGGCTTCTACTTCTCTATACGTCGTGATACTCTATCAAACGGATACCCAGTCACAACAAGAGTCTCCCGCGATCACCATCGCGTCTCCCCTTGACATATGTTTGGTTCCCATTATATTTCTATATGAACGTGTTGCCAGTGATACCATTACTATGCgtctttgttttgtttatCCCCCTTGGCTTTTCCGCTCCCCCTTTTCCTAACTATTTAGAGCTTAGCCAGGACACCCTCGGCACCAGTGTTGGCAATGCTCTTAGGCACCTCATCCAACTCGGCGTAGGTAACCTTGCCGTGGTCAATGACAATGGCATAACGCTTGGTGCGGTCACCCTGGGTCCAGCCGATGGACTTGCTGAACTTGCAGTCGGCGTCGGACATGAAGAGCTAATCGTTCGTTGTGTGTCAGCTATAGGTTGTGAGAGGGCCAGGAGGTACGTGAAATATCACTCACAATAGACTCATCCTTGACACCGTTGGCCTTGCCCCAGGCGGCCATCACCCACGCATCGTTGCTGGCAATGAAGATGATCTGGTCGACAccgttggccttgaactcctcgagcttgccgAGGTAAGAGGGGacgtgctgctgctggcagGTGGGGGTGAAGGCACCGGGGAcggcgacgaggacgacCTTCTTGTTGGCGAACTCTTTGTGGGTGAAGCTGCGTTAGTATCATGATGCGAATGTGAGAGGATCGATGAGGTGTTGCTTACCCTTACTGGCATCGTACTGGATGGGAAGACCGCAGACGGTGAGGTCGGTGTCGCCGCTGGGAGCGACGTAAGTGAAGGTAACACCCTCGGGGAAAGAATCACCGGCCTTGAGAGCAGACATGTTGTTGGTattgtttgtttttttgggAGTCTGAAGTTCGTGAGAAATGAGTTCGTTCGTTTTTCAGAGAAGACAAGATGTGTGAAtgttttggtgatggaatTGAAAGCTTGACGAAGCTATAAGAACTTGAAGCTGATGTGTTGTTATCAGATCGCATTTCCAATCACAGCGGGGTCGCTTTGGAGGGGTTCTCCGTTCTCCGTCCGGGCGGGCAGGAACCATTGCGAAGCCTCCAGTAACATCAACCGGAAGCCATCGACAGTGGAGACCTCCGATCAGTTGCCCTGAAAAGGGTGGCCGTTAAGGTGCCCTTTCTCAGTCTCTCCTCAGTGAACGCCATCACTTTCCCGGGTTTGCGGTTCCTCTCCATTGTCACGTCAAAGTGGGACAGACCTCGTAGCTCGAAGATTGTTGGATTGCGCGATCGCCCAGCTTCATTGCATGCCGTGCGAGACTGATCAGAAGCGGCTGAATGGCCTTTTGCtcattctttttttcttccatttccaaaaGCTCACGGTTTCTTGTGTGGCCGGCCGACCACCGATCGATTGTCCTCGAGGTTCCTCATCTCCGAGAGCGGCTCATaccctccccttctctttccccttACGGTGAAATTCAGAAAAGGGAAACCGCCAATGCGAAGGATGGAGGCTGTCCCGTGTCTACCCTATGCAAGTGCCTCTTGAGGTGGCTTCTCTCGGTTTCATCTCGGTGTTCAAGTTGCCCTGAGGTCCTTGATGTCCCTTGAACGCATAGTGCAGAGACCGCTCTCCTGGTTCTTCTCACACTATCAACGCTCGCGAACCCGTCATTGAGACAGTCATACATTTTCTTACTGTCACTCAAACCATGATTACTCAATTATATGTGCCTGCTTGTCGCTAAACCAAGGGCTTGGCCGAAAGAGGTGTCTCGCACCGAGCTGTAACAGCTCGAACCCCGCCGGCTCGGATCCGTCTATGACTCCCGTCTGCCGTCTGCCGTCAGCACGTACGACCTGGGGGTCATAGTCACTAGATTGCGATGACCGACGTTAAATACAAATCGAGGGTCAATTTTCTACATCGTTTGTCTCCCAGATCATATTGTCCTTCGCTCAAGGACCATCTGGATATCAATCGAGGATCGTCCGCCCCTCCTGTTCCCCACGCTTATTCAAGTTTCCTGCTACCCCTGTTGTGATACCTTCATATCATTTACCCGTCGCCATGGCAACCGAGTCAAAGCCCCCATTTCCGCCGTTCACGGCCGAAACTGCCAAGATCAAAGTCAAGGCCGCGCAAGATGCGTGGAACACAAAGTGACTAACATCGCTATCTGCTTGAGATCCAATTGTTGTTGGCTGACATTTGTCGACTCTTGAGAAATGCGGAGGCCGTCCAGATGGCCTACACTCCAGACTCCATCTGGAGAAACCGCGATACCTTCCTACAAGGACGCCACGAGATCGTTGAGTTCTTGAAGAACAAATGGTCAAGAGAGAATGGCTATCgcttgaggaaggagctcTTCGCTTTCACGGACAACAAAGTCAGTCCATTTTCCCGATGGCGGCCGGCCAGAAGCAACGTCACTACCCAGAGCTAATCTTTGTGTCCACGGAGCCAGATCGCCGTTCAGTTTTGGTACGAGTGGTATGACAAGTCCGGTCAGTGGTGGCGGACATACGGTCTTGAAGACTGGACTTTTGCCGACAATGGCCTCATGAGGAAGCGGCAGATGAGCGGGAATGATGTGAAAATTGCGGAAGAAGAGCGTTGGTTCAAGGAAGGTGTCGATGTCAACGAAGTGTCAATCAACGAGAAGCACTGGTGAATGACCTCCAGGTTGGGTAAACCCCTGCGAGGTACAACCGGCAAGTTTGGCATGAAGCGAGTCTTGGTACCGGATCTTCATGGGAAGGAACCATCAGAGGAGATCATGTATGAACGGGCATGTGCAAGAAATCGTGGCAGGTGCCATTCTATCTATCCCTACAACACAGGAAACTTGAGTCTAATGGTGGCATCACCCGAAAAGGGTTAAGATGGAAGTCCAACAATTTCAACAGCCTCGCCATTTCATCCGAACGTGTTCGGCGAGAGACCAACCCACGATCTCCCGGATCCCGACCCCCGCTGGCCTTCTTGTAGTCGAATGGTCCTTGTTATTTTATATTCGAGCAGCTCCATGTGAGCCCTCCAGCGTCAAGGAATTCGTGTACGTTAGGGGCTCCGAATACTTCCGGTATGCTGGACAACGAGTATTCACAGTCCAAGCCTACCCGCAGGTCGGTTCTTCTACACTCATGTTTGAAGCAACGTTTTACAAGCACCCACGCTGACTTGCGCAGTTCTTGAGATGTCGCTCCTCCGGGCGTTAGTTTGGAACTGGCAAAATGGTCAGCCGCTCATTTCCAGCAACACGATCGGCCATTAAGGTTAGCCATTGACGTACACTATTGGCAACATCACTTTCAGAATGATCCGAGGATCAACTGGCTACGCCAAAGTTTGTTCCACTGGACGCCCAACATTAAGCTTTGACAATGCAGAATGCTAACACCTGACATTACCAGAACCCTGCGAAGCTTATGTGGTCGAGAAAGTCATCATGTATCAGATCATGAACTTGCTTAAATCAAGTATacatcttctttttgtcttcgATGGCCCAGATCGTTACATTCGGTTCGAGCATGCCTCAAAACCAAGCAAGCCGGACAGTATACGTTTGCTCAAAGACCTGTTGAACCATCTTGGTGTCCCTTTTCATCAGGCGCCTGCAGAGGCAGCCCCCACATGTGTTAAGCTCCATCAGCTGGGCATCGTCGATGCGGTTTGGACGAACCACAGCGTGGCTCTCGCATGGAAATGCCGAGATATCGTCTTATTCAAAGAGCAGAATCGCCACCGGAGGGGTGCAGGTATAATCGACGAAGTCGTGAACAAGCACGACGCTGTGGCTTTGCTTCAGCAGTGGGATCCTGACTCGTCGAGCCTTATTCTGGGACTCCTTCTCGGGGGATGCGAATATGCAAGAGGCCCTCCGGGAATCGAGCATGACGTTGCGCTCGAAATCGCTCAAAGGGCCAAGCAGCTGGCTAGGACGATGTGGGATATTGTCAAAAATGACGAGGGCCGGTTGGAGAGGAACAAATGATTAGTCACACTTCGACGCTCTGAAAGTCAGTAACCTGACAACGCTGACCTCCCAAAGGCAAGCCCGTTCTCGAGCCTTTCTCAAAGATAACGACTATCAAACCATAGCCATCCCAAGTTGGTTTTCTGATCCAAAAGCAATCGAACGCTATCGAGAGCCACCTGTGCGTTCAGAAAACGAGTTGCGAAATTTGCTCTGCCTCAGACATGGATGGACACGGTCAATGTCAGACAACCTCGCTGACATATGCAAATTCCTTAATCGGATCTTCAACTCCTACCCATCTATCAGATGGCCCATACGCTACTTGACTTGGCTCGAGTTAAACCACAAACTGCTCGAAGGCTCGTTGAAGCATACTTCTCAAGCTTGTGATGGTATCAAAGCTTCTGCTCCACTGGGGGGCAGTCTTTTCTGCAACGTCACTGTCTCATCAGCATCACTTCTTCCGGGACTCACCGAGATATACGATGTGTGGTCATCCCATGAAGTCCAGTGCAGGATTTTGTCTTGTGTCATTCAGAAAGGCCTGCCCCCTGAACGGCTACAATGTTCCGAGCTTGAGAACGAGGGTATCGCAAAACAGAAGAGGAAATCCGATGAGACTGGTCCAGAAGAGCAGAAGAGTAAGAAATATAAGGCCACAATTGTCAGTACACCACTTGAAGCCACACAACTGGTTGAAGAAACCCCAAAGAGTGACAACACACGAGGCGGGAAGGTACCTTCATTGCCGTGGCAATTTCGCATCACCCCATTGTTGCTTGACCAAGGGTCATCTCAACCACGGCAGTCACCAATCGACACTATATCGTCGAGTCTAGAAATTTAGGACCTGTTATCGCAAGAGTCAGCGGAGTGGGCACATCGGGCGGTGCAACGCCGAATTATGTCGGTGAACGATCGCTAAAAACACCGAGTTACCACCGCGCTAACAATAGCTGgattgtgatgatgggtcTCATAAACCGAATCTAGAAGAGCGGATAGCagggaaggacaggaaagAAGGATATCTTACAAAATCTCGTGCTCATAGTCCAATCAAGCGGAAAATGAAACGAAAACAACGAGCTTTTCTGCTGGTCACGAGCTCAACCCGTTACAACTGACAGGCTGGACAAGCAGAATGACTCGGAACAACAACTTTACGATTCATTTACCAACTACCAGGCACTCGGGACGGCGCTTGAACCTTCTGACTCCAAAAGGGAGAAGAACTGGCCTCCATTCGGAAGTGTGGCGAGTTCgctttgatgatgatcaccGTGGCCGCTGCTAGGGATCTTGGGGTTGTGCCAAGGGTGCGTTTACCAACAGCGCGGTTCGGACCGTCCCGCTGGAACAGACAGGGGGGTTTGATGGCAGTCACCTGCGCTCCTGTGTTGAGCAGGTGGCAGCATGAGGTGCGTGGAAGGCTGCAACTTATTGAAAACATTAACTGGATATACGAAAAATCTCCAACGGCTGTCTTCGTGACAAGGGACGTATCTGAATATTTGGTGGTGTATAAGCGGATGTAGTGGAGTGACCGCTGAGATACTTAGTGCGTGGGTATGAAACGTGGGAAGCAAATACGCTTGCGATGTCTTAGGTAGACCAGAGAACACACTTCATGTCCTGGCATATGGACACCTGAAAGATGAAAAATAGCCGCTGGTTCATCCGCTTTCAATCTCAATACGCTGCATCCTTACCAAGGTCTGTTTTTGATCTGCAGTGGGGGATGAGACATTGAACGCATCCGTAGGCCCTCAAAGGCATAACAGCTTCAGGTCTCGGGAAGGTTTGCAGGTCTTTTCCACTTCTAAGGAGGGCTTCGCATCCCGAATTTGTGGAATTGTGAGAATTCAACGGAGAATATTATCCAGTCAAGGTGCCACACTGAACAGCCAAACAAACCAGGATTGCGGTGAGGAACAGCATCGATCGAAGACATTGTGTAATAGCCGTGTAAGCGCTAGAGGTCCTAGGATGCCCCAACTGACTTGCTTCAAGGGGTTGTTACCTTAACTAGTACGAGGTGGATGTCCTTTTGCTGTAACAGTGTTTGTCTCGGCATGGTATTCCGGTGTAATAGTGATAAGGCAACCAGGTATGCCTGAAAGGATGGTCTTCCTTCCTATCATCCCCATGCAATGGCAGCAACACAGAGGCTTGcaagctttttttttggtttaGTTGTGGTTTTATCGGTATGGTTTAGGTAGAAGAGGGGGGAAATGAAGACGCACCTGGGTTGAAAGAGTCTCATACTTCTACCCCGAATTACAACGAAGAAAGCCCTTCCCCGCCACCAAAAGCGGAATGAAAAATTCATAACGCCCATTTCCCAACATTGCTAACCAGTCGCGAATCCAACAAAACCgctcccccccccccccccaaaaaaaaaaaaaaaaaaaaaaaaaaaaaaaaaaaaagggagagggggGGTAAGTCACGCAGATACGCTTGTAGAAGAATCGACAATCCGCCAGCTGCGATTTTACGAAAACCGCCACGCTGAATTATTCATCAACGGTAACCACTACGCCATAAGACCACCTGCAGGGGCATAGGTGACTGTAGAGCTCCCCGTTGTGGTAGAGGGCTAGGCGGTGGACATTATATGCCCGCCCGTCCGCTGGCTGGTC is part of the Sordaria macrospora chromosome 1, complete sequence genome and harbors:
- a CDS encoding 60S ribosomal protein eL24 translates to MRTYDDTFSGQRIYPGKGKLYVRGDSKIFRFQNGKSESLFLQRKNPRRIAWTVLYRRQHKKGISEEVAKKRSRRTVKAQRAIVGASLDVIKERRSMRPEARSAARLAAIKDAKAKKQESQAAKKAEKAKNAANPKGRVTSKQGAKGAHVKVAANSR